A region from the Sulfurospirillum oryzae genome encodes:
- the rpsL gene encoding 30S ribosomal protein S12 gives MPTINQLVRNERKKVIKKSKSPALDKCPQRRGVCTRVYTTTPKKPNSALRKVAKVKLTSGFEVISYIGGEGHNLQEHSIVLVRGGRVKDLPGVKYHIVRGALDTSGVAKRTVSRSKYGTKRPKAK, from the coding sequence GTGCCAACCATTAACCAACTCGTCAGAAATGAGAGAAAAAAGGTGATTAAAAAATCAAAATCACCTGCACTTGATAAGTGCCCTCAAAGAAGAGGCGTTTGTACAAGAGTTTATACGACAACTCCTAAGAAACCAAACTCTGCTTTGAGAAAAGTTGCCAAAGTCAAATTGACTAGCGGTTTTGAAGTCATTAGCTACATCGGTGGCGAGGGACACAACCTACAAGAACACTCCATTGTATTGGTACGTGGCGGTAGGGTAAAAGATTTACCAGGTGTTAAGTACCATATCGTACGTGGTGCGCTTGATACTTCAGGTGTTGCAAAACGAACGGTGTCTAGAAGTAAATACGGTACAAAAAGACCAAAAGCTAAATAA
- the rpsG gene encoding 30S ribosomal protein S7 — translation MRRRKAPVREVLPDPIYNSKIITKFINALMLDGKKSVATKVFYGSLELAEKRSGTLKGIEIFNAAIDNVKPVMEVKSRRVGGATYQVPVEVRTTRQQALALRWLVSYSRKRSERTMIERLANELLDAANSRGATFKKKEDTYKMAEANKAFAHYRW, via the coding sequence ATGAGAAGAAGAAAAGCTCCTGTAAGAGAAGTATTACCAGATCCAATCTACAATAGCAAGATTATCACAAAGTTTATCAATGCGTTGATGCTCGATGGAAAAAAGAGTGTTGCTACTAAAGTATTTTACGGTTCATTAGAACTCGCTGAAAAAAGAAGTGGAACTCTAAAAGGTATTGAAATTTTTAATGCAGCTATCGATAACGTTAAGCCTGTTATGGAAGTAAAAAGCAGACGTGTCGGTGGAGCAACATATCAAGTTCCAGTCGAAGTTAGAACAACTCGTCAACAAGCATTGGCTCTTAGATGGTTGGTTTCTTACTCACGCAAAAGAAGTGAGAGAACCATGATCGAGAGGTTGGCCAATGAACTTTTAGATGCGGCTAATAGTAGAGGCGCTACCTTTAAGAAAAAAGAAGATACTTATAAAATGGCAGAAGCAAACAAAGCGTTTGCTCACTATCGCTGGTAA